A portion of the Naumovozyma castellii chromosome 2, complete genome genome contains these proteins:
- the BPH1 gene encoding Bph1p (ancestral locus Anc_1.144) has translation MMKKEADALATLLDEILILNPIENHSEYTSREQLLEIISNYTKNDKSMKNGAEQGYKCCGMADYITLELNNCFQLSNKDKNFNFNDTDKWVDIITTNNWDSEAYSAAIQIIINLANYSLINKQELGKIELLKTTVYNRLFKAECCNHTIRYQLTELYTLMLSTNCKPDDILSLYLNYNNEYLRKTLDSLATQISDPLSQNFLQFENSYKIFSTNSREREKFTFHLNIEFNDITSNRILTFGKGLYLEIRDGQFCISNDNFILALFEGYEFHPSVYYNITLTMNVDQMILYVDGVFVNSVTILRKSTKRSITFELGSMICSFKLYRLQFWNIALNEYSVRTILEAGAQLNTGINETWRFPNIASSYGEAFLEKLYHSANTNEISYPYFLQQISQLSSNNLLLDFSLRNIKKEALDTNFRIRSSNEDQNNEVIQFGNIYYYKGSNLVSIWMSINAMRLILTNLENCPDFDILFDSISHLLVLLRDTRLRSWFQIEFGFPMLAHILTTRVIPKFKRPLSIEFSNLFLEYCGWNFTDVASSLITNDVAYENLILNFNLWYFQSAQRKDLLPGVEIIRFLFFQLVSLIENSKFKTFNLKVLNRINILQRLSYHQHSLVTILPSDFTDLQPDLVNVYHVLLKENIDRGNLQYYIHFAYFELKCNHVETADTLLIAIDKIYIDALNEGNAKLIALFTASISVKFLMMILEEIVACKGDPTKGIKILLRYLLLNKSAKESFIANNGVDLLLSTMKKVDMIYCEPIIDILYGYSTGYEISDDPSLGIRSKSKKQHSSRIIEMKELLYLAISMLEWAILNDIKDSFQMDLNDYITDIVEKMIVLENNQDNYKVFDPRFSTVLLYLIDLLITMGKPQNSEIYMRAKEAVNELITNNVTKALSELRTSEFERYIEALLNFYNETGFIPSYYYTQKKNNYFDLAFIKFILPAIFERYIAIADVFPTLLSEKGCLFSNLTYIFNIYGNYLSVLELNANSYISWSKCLIMCLDSLFSKSHAHFKNLSRTEFIDVFRTQFFSFLYAISSRSIEWNSNLSNMFYNDILLNQEVLFKQSNRIFDLDSISLLFIFLGVQLEKNGPNVLVISCIRTVLLYNEKYLADIANFIDSANEKNIYEILAKLITMTDDEIQSNLSKNERLLFDKPQQERFRKFIMKNIKKGDMKPLDEDKLFEHILTIKENSDVYVNKKMMDASLSFQKENSALGKRVLQIYHKYLSNFTSDKEEEFFVNDNKLRHLKFQNKYTLTFLRNDETKYLWTLDITEDTDRRKRRLIPFHEIHDSDLSNENTNDVKNPTELKNSTRSVRSNSDLGSYDLLLDEETADLQSLARMDKNRNILKVLSKADSIKHICNCCLIVGLEVNEGILIVGRLHLYFVGNYYYSKDRQAIVKLTDVPEGKRDINSKLIRGSNNVKEDIVVNRDVYRWELSEMTFIIKKPFLLRDIAIEILFENKVNCFFSFNSSAPRDEVYHYLNKLPKNKNVDPIFFNALRDLKSNNSLIGSRNGISKLSLTSKVKNVLSSSSDLTEELEATKLWQRGLLSNFYYLIILNTLAGRTFNDLTQYPVFPWVIADYTSTELDLDDPKTFRDLSKPMGAQTEKRRNEFIERYKALEQLNDKFSPPFHYGTHYSSAMIVSSFLIRLKPFTKSFLLLQDGHISHPDRLFNSIERAWCSASSENTTDVRELVPEFFFLPEFLTNINNFDFGKGQDGQDVNDVILPPWAKNDPKIFITKNREALESAYVSRNLHKWIDLVFGCKQKGEKAVEAVNVFNRLSYPGTVNLEDIDDENEQRAVTGIIHNFGQTPLQIFEEPHPERKFEGKYTLDSNCWDRLSTKPAKIVPSKYNGSSNNSIRFIYQKSNTKSNPQYDGFPFLNIPNNSLNLSIKLQSPSSLTLDNLTWRNLHTCAITSFLSISKYIFLTGDENGLIKIWKLQNLANGNILVQLGSLYCHICEIKDMQLYPDLNSLLTLDSSGKVMLWDMMNYQPIRRFSSSASKIAISEKLGTVSIVTFKNELRIYNLNGDIYLSEQFEPHKKVSTVGFLNFRTNDMAYQKHIYWAEHEILLLGFSGGFIEIYELRLKNDSWGLNFLKDLRISDGIELTCLKACVRIQLEGYKILHKTESIKVEVVAGDSGGRLYLW, from the coding sequence atgatgaagaaggaaGCAGATGCATTAGCAACATTACTTGATGAAATCCTAATATTAAATCCAATTGAAAACCACTCTGAATATACTTCAAGGGAACAGCTACTAGAAATCATTTCAAATTATACgaaaaatgataaaagTATGAAAAATGGGGCAGAACAAGGATATAAATGTTGCGGAATGGCGGATTATATTACTTTGGAACTAAATAATTGTTTccaattatcaaataaagataagaacttcaattttaatgatACAGATAAATGGGTGGATATTATTACTACTAATAACTGGGATTCTGAGGCATATTCAGCAgcaattcaaataatcattaATCTTGCGAATTATTCACTAATTAACAAGCAGGAATTAGGAAAAATAGAACTGTTAAAGACCACCGTTTACAATAGACTATTCAAAGCAGAGTGCTGTAACCATACAATCAGATATCAATTAACCGAATTATACACGCTAATGCTATCGACAAATTGTAAACCGGATGACATTTTAAGTCTTTATCTGAATTATAACAACGAATACTTGAGAAAAACATTAGATTCATTAGCGACTCAAATATCTGACCCACTCTCTCAGAATTTTCtacaatttgaaaattcttacaaaatattctcaACTAATTCgagagaaagagaaaaattCACTTTCCATTTAAATATAGAGTTCAATGATATTACGTCCAATAGAATTTTaacatttggaaaaggTCTTTATCTAGAAATTAGAGATGGCCAATTTTGCATTTCCAACGATAACTTTATATTAGCGCTTTTTGAAGGATACGAATTTCATCCTTCAgtttattataatattacaTTGACAATGAATGTCGATCAGATGATCCTTTATGTCGATGGAGTTTTTGTAAATTCAGTTACAATTTTACGCAAATCTACAAAGAGGTCAATAACTTTTGAACTTGGATCAATGATATGTTCTTTCAAGCTCTATAGGCTTCAGTTCTGGAATATTGCTCTTAATGAATATTCTGTTAGAACAATCTTGGAAGCTGGAGCTCAGTTAAATACTGGGATAAATGAAACTTGGAGGTTTCCAAATATAGCAAGTTCATATGGGGAGGCttttttggaaaaacttTACCACTCCGCAAACACCAACGAGATATCATATCCTTATTTTTTACAACAAATTTCTCAGTTATCTTCGAATAACCTTTTGCTCgatttttctttaagaaatataaaaaaGGAGGCTTTAGATACTAATTTCAGGATACGATCAAGCAACGAAgatcaaaataatgaagttaTTCagtttggaaatatttacTATTATAAGGGCTCGAATTTGGTTTCTATATGGATGTCGATAAATGCTATGAGACTCATCCTaacaaatttggaaaattgtCCGGATTTTGATATTCTATTTGATAGTATATCGCATTTACTAGTGCTTTTAAGAGACACTCGTTTGCGTTCGtggtttcaaattgaatttggCTTTCCCATGTTGGCTCACATTTTGACGACGAGAGTTATCccaaaatttaaaagaCCTCtctcaattgaattttcaaatttatttttagaGTATTGTGGTTGGAACTTTACTGATGTCGCATCATCATTGATAACAAATGATGTGGCTTATGAAAATCTAATccttaattttaatttatgGTACTTTCAATCTGCGCAAAGGAAAGACCTTCTTCCTGGAGtagaaattattagattccttttcttccaattaGTAAGTTTAATagaaaattccaaattcaaaacatTCAATTTAAAAGTTTTGAATAGAATAAATATCTTACAAAGATTAAGTTACCATCAACATTCTCTTGTTACAATTTTACCTTCGGATTTTACCGATTTACAACCTGATCTAGTTAATGTTTACCATGTTCTCTTAAAAGAGAATATCGATAGGGGAAACTTGcaatattatattcattttgcATATTTTGAACTGAAATGCAACCATGTTGAGACAGCTGATACATTACTCATAGCAATCGACAAGATCTACATAGATGCCTTAAATGAAGGGAATGCAAAGCTTATTGCGTTATTTACAGCATCTATATCAGTCAAATttttaatgatgattttagaagaaattgtGGCCTGTAAAGGTGACCCTACGAAGGGaataaaaattcttttgcGATATTTACTACTGAATAAATCAGCGAAAGAAAGCTTTATTGCCAACAATGGAGTGGATTTACTTTTAAGTACAATGAAAAAGGTTGATATGATTTATTGTGAACCAATAATTGATATATTATATGGATATTCTACTGGTTATGAAATATCTGACGATCCATCATTAGGTATAAGGAGTAAATCAAAAAAGCAACATTCTTCTAGAATAATAGAGATGAAAGAGCTCTTGTACTTGGCAATATCAATGCTAGAGTGGGCAATTCTGAACGATATAAAAGATAGTTTCCAAATGGATCTGAATGATTATATTACTGATATCGTAGAGAAAATGATTGTTTTAGAAAATAATCAAGATAATTACAAGGTTTTTGATCCTAGGTTCAGTACAGTACTACTATATCTCATAGATCTACTCATTACAATGGGAAAACCACAAAATTCCGAAATATACATGCGAGCAAAAGAAGCAGTGAACGAACTGATAACGAATAATGTAACGAAGGCATTATCCGAATTGCGAACCtctgaatttgaaagatatattGAAGCACTTCTAAATTTCTACAATGAAACAGGGTTTATTCCATCATACTATTATACacaaaaaaagaataactATTTCGACCTTGCATTCATAAAATTCATTTTACCAgccatttttgaaagatacATTGCAATTGCTGACGTGTTTCCAACCCTACTTTCTGAAAAGGGATGTTTATTCTCAAATCTTACATATATTTTCAACATTTACGGAAATTATTTATCTGTACTCGAATTGAATGCGAATTCATACATTTCATGGAGTAAATGCCTAATTATGTGTCTAGATTCATTGTTTTCTAAATCACACGCACATTTCAAAAACCTCTCAAGAAcagaatttattgatgTGTTCAGAACACAATTCTTTAGTTTTCTCTATGCTATTTCTTCGAGGAGTATCGAATGGAATTCAAATCTATCAAACATGTTTTATAATGATATTCTTCTTAACCAAGAAGTATTGTTTAAGCAAAGCAACAGAATTTTTGATTTAGATAGTATTTCacttcttttcatttttttgggcgttcaattggaaaagaatgGACCTAATGTTCTGGTTATTTCATGCATTAGAACAGTCTTACTCTATAATGAGAAATATTTAGCAGATATTGCAAACTTCATAGATTCTGCAAATGAAAAGAACATTTATGAAATACTTGCCAAATTAATCACTATgacagatgatgaaatacAAAGTAACTTATCtaaaaatgaaagattaCTCTTTGATAAGCCCCAACAAGAAAGATTCAGAAAGTTTattatgaaaaatattaaaaaagGTGATATGAAACCATTAGATGAAGACAAATTATTCGAGCATATTCTAACTATCAAGGAAAATTCAGATGTGTAtgttaataaaaaaatgatgGATGCTTCCCTATCAttccaaaaagaaaattctGCTCTTGGAAAGCGAGTCCTTCAAATATACCAcaaatatctttcaaacTTTACCTCAGACAAGGAGGAAGAATTCTTTGTAAACGACAATAAATTAAGACacttgaaatttcagaacAAGTACACATTAACATTTCTGAGGAATGATGAAACCAAGTACTTGTGGACATTGGATATAACAGAAGATACTGATAGAAGGAAGAGAAGATTGATTCCTTTCCATGAAATTCATGATAGCGATTTATCCAACGAGAACACTAATGATGTTAAGAATCCGACTGAACTTAAGAATTCAACAAGATCTGTAAGAAGCAATAGTGATTTGGGATCATATGATTTACTATTGGATGAGGAAACAGCTGATCTACAATCTTTGGCTAGAATGGACAAGAATCGTAATATTCTCAAGGTATTGAGCAAGGCGGACTCTATCAAACATATTTGTAATTGTTGTCTTATCGTGGGATTAGAGGTTAATGAAGGGATTCTTATTGTTGGCCGTTTGCACCTCTATTTTGTTGGTAATTACTACTACTCGAAAGATCGTCAAGCCATAGTTAAGTTGACAGATGTCCCAGAAGGAAAACGTGACATTAACTCCAAATTAATAAGGGGATCAAATAACGTAAAAGAGGATATTGTGGTGAACCGGGACGTTTATAGATGGGAACTTTCTGAAATGACGTTTATAATTAAAAAACCATTTCTATTACGTGATATCGCCATTGAAATCctttttgaaaacaaaGTGAATTGTTTCTTCAGCTTTAATTCAAGTGCTCCTAGGGATGAGGTCTATCACTATCTAAATAAATTGCCAAAGAACAAGAATGTTGATCctatcttcttcaacgCTCTTCGTGATCTAAAGTCTAATAATTCGCTTATTGGTTCtagaaatggaatttcCAAACTTAGTTTGACGTCTAAAGTTAAGAATGTTCTTTCCTCAAGTTCAGATTTGACAGAGGAATTAGAGGCAACAAAGTTATGGCAAAGGGGTCTATTATCTAACTTCTACTACCTTATAATTTTGAACACCTTGGCAGGAAGAACCTTTAACGATCTTACCCAATATCCTGTTTTCCCATGGGTTATTGCCGATTACACCAGCACTGAGTTAGATTTAGATGATCCCAAGACCTTTAGGGATTTGTCAAAACCTATGGGAGCCCAGACAGAGAAGCGAAGAAATGAGTTTATAGAGCGCTATAAGGCCCTTGAACAATTAAACGACAAATTTTCACCTCCATTTCATTATGGGACACATTATTCTTCGGCTATGATTGTGTCTTCATTCCTTATTCGATTAAAGCCATTTACGAAATCATTCCTACTATTACAAGATGGTCATATTAGCCATCCAGACCGTCtttttaattcaattgaacGAGCATGGTGTTCAGCTTCCTCTGAAAACACGACAGATGTAAGAGAATTAGTTCCTgagtttttttttctacCAGAGTTTTTAActaatataaataattttgacTTTGGTAAGGGTCAGGACGGTCAAGATGTCAATGATGTGATATTACCACCATGGGCAAAAAATGACCCAAAAATCTTTATTACTAAGAATAGAGAAGCATTAGAAAGTGCGTATGTGTCAAGAAACCTTCACAAATGGATCGATCTCGTTTTTGGATGTAAACAAAAGGGTGAAAAGGCAGTGGAAGCAGTAAATGTTTTTAATAGATTAAGCTATCCAGGAACTGTTAACTTGGaggatattgatgatgaaaacgAACAAAGAGCAGTAACAGGTATTATCCATAATTTTGGTCAAACCCCattacaaatatttgaagaacCGCATCCAGAAAGAAAGTTCGAAGGAAAGTATACATTAGATTCAAATTGTTGGGACCGTTTATCCACTAAACCAGCCAAGATTGTGCCATCCAAATACAACGGTTCATCGAATAATAGTATCAGGTTTATATATCAGAAAAGCAATACCAAGAGTAATCCACAATATGATGGctttccatttttgaaCATACCAAATAACTCCCtgaatctttcaataaagttACAGTCACCATCCTCATTAACTTTGGACAACCTAACATGGAGGAATTTACATACGTGCGCAATTACTTCTTTCTTATCCATCTCAAAGTATATCTTTCTAACTGGGGACGAAAATGGGCTGATCAAAATATggaaattacaaaatttgGCAAACGGTAATATACTGGTACAACTGGGCAGTCTTTACTGCCATATATGCGAAATCAAGGATATGCAACTGTACCCAGATCTGAATAGCCTTTTGACTTTGGATTCTTCAGGAAAAGTGATGCTCTGGgatatgatgaattatcaaCCAATACGAAGATTCTCCTCTTCTGCTTCCAAAATTGCAatatctgaaaaattaggtACTGTCAGCATAGTAACTTTCAAGAATGAGCTAAGAatttataatttaaatGGTGACATATATTTAAGTGAACAATTTGAGCCGCATAAGAAAGTTTCAACAGTAGGATTTCTGAACTTTAGAACTAACGACATGGCTTACCAGAAACATATTTATTGGGCAGAGCATGAAATTTTATTGCTCGGATTTTCAGGAGGGTTTATTGAGATATATGAATTAAGATTAAAGAATGACAGCTGGGgattgaattttttgaaggaTCTTCGTATTTCAGATGGCATTGAGCTTACATGTCTAAAAGCATGTGTTAGAATACAGTTAGAAGGATATAAGATTCTTCATAAAACGGAAAGTATTAAAGTGGAGGTTGTTGCTGGCGATAGTGGTGGGAGGCTATACCTCTGGTAA
- the SNT1 gene encoding Snt1p (ancestral locus Anc_1.141), which translates to MGYPPGPPRGLSDKKRYYYSNNPNRRHTTSYPRKSYSNSTPGFFPQPNPENPASLPSTQSIKPTSQPALSTTSNGNSSDSKRQSRYDPNSSIRPASASQFKPQVPPNRGSTSRYNSSLEAPPVYAPPPISKPIDSTTINNVKPIRSRYSGSTLNRYTIQSTSSQTPASSSVRGVSISPSSSPLLTQQHPMKRQRMASSSELNNNEALQRTHHDIKENSTISQNSIQNPNNIPNYYSRSNTWKSHGASTKPDMSNYNISSSTTSTSQPTILKNHKRSLIESTSTEVETNHIGNNEDRNRRVSNEHFNKDQQSYKAHKETHKHHASFNSSSNPHSLGSSLFNSVPRTTRETEHKAASDFKKVKTLKEEEPKPTKEPFKENHQNKLMHTSNEKSQKEKQISGMWSAPSNFQQLSPSYSNEDKFSSLKQRDDETVKGTRENKISKEVIARPVEEYEYIHDPKQLKTNISALAFQSVTIPYSEPIKPITSCIFPLTEVETKLWELKNRKRSEVISRQKYRLTDPIFSIKEYPFIETNMLVYKQSIRTTLSRGISHIKRYDFWKGLDLKKKYFDFEARWETDCSTMDAMSNELRSEEIEMKLKLKEEQELKEKKEKELEEEKNQTANRRRNRADFVDDDEMENVLLQIDPDYKHHQAAAIIPTQIINPLDKFTINFKDVNNLVTEKDKWASRILKDGVDTFTDNEHELFVDGYLMHPKKFGKISHHMGGLRTPEECVLHYYRTKKMVDYKSLLLEKNKKRKSTTAAKRRKKKGVLEENDSLLLDHDSDKEAVATAPEIRDDSTHRNDDTQEIVPVQNHVEETESPKKMEEIVVTKQSLLESRNILVQDPQLVHAPSATSQFSNDTINESDIEDEEKDATSPDFNDTVSDTHSKIVDDKTPHLTVDQSQIKEQEPIQPLGHDNSQSIENMDEINSHLDENGQKKKQKPNPDHKSSYWSVREAYAFPELLKEFGSQWSLISQKIGSKSTTMVRNYYQRNSAHFGWKLLVEDADNRRNAIRSGSVHQSQMLLQPEQMLPTLSSGIPPQQRPALHFFGNQSDLDHRYSQGAGTPTNPFHSEIGRDSFSVVTTPSTALPPPRLPSIQLQSHEPSFPLNVSQQQATNVPHMTPVPSSNVTNPLPTVTESGRTGSSTSAANVNSIQSILNADSKQSDSFHLPVFKPTEPALPSSNGDRVIIQGLSTLNHEPRTSSLSAILNPEVKQSTIHHPMTNMEVRRQITQPTGELPYQPLQTAIPSAMAPQGINFANDPLAALAAVASAPENMSSLLPNDNSNRGNAPPTSHN; encoded by the coding sequence ATGGGGTATCCTCCAGGTCCTCCTCGTGGACTGAGTGACAAGAAGAGATACTATTATTCAAACAACCCTAATCGAAGGCATACGACGTCTTATCCTAGGAAAAGCTATTCTAACTCCACTCCTGGATTTTTCCCTCAACCGAATCCTGAGAATCCAGCAAGTCTGCCGTCTACCCAGTCTATTAAACCAACTTCTCAACCGGCACTGTCAACAACATCGAATGGAAACAGTTCAGACTCTAAAAGACAATCACGTTATGATCCAAACTCATCCATAAGACCTGCTTCGGCTTCCCAATTCAAACCTCAAGTGCCTCCAAATAGAGGTTCCACAAGTCGATATAATTCTTCGTTGGAGGCACCACCAGTGTATgcaccaccaccaatatCGAAACCCATTGATTCTACtacaataaataatgttaaGCCAATCCGCTCACGATATTCAGGTAGCACCCTGAACAGGTACACCATACAATCTACTTCCAGCCAAACTCCtgcatcatcatctgttCGAGGAGTTAGCATCTCACCTTCATCTTCTCCTCTGTTAACACAGCAGCATCCAATGAAGAGACAAAGGATGGCATCGTCCTCTGAATTAAACAATAACGAAGCATTACAACGAACCCATCACGATATAAAAGAGAACTCAACCATTTCTCAAAATTCCATCCAAAACCCTAATAATATTCCTAATTATTATTCTAGAAGTAATACATGGAAATCACATGGAGCATCAACAAAACCAGATATGTcaaattataatatatcttcttcaactaCATCAACTTCTCAACCAactattttgaaaaacCATAAACGTTCTTTAATCGAATCGACTTCTACGGAAGTTGAAACAAACCACATTGGAAACAACGAAGATAGAAACAGAAGGGTGTCCAATGAACACTTTAACAAAGATCAACAATCATACAAAGCTCATAAGGAGACTCATAAACATCATgcttcattcaattcaagTTCCAATCCACATTCTTTGGGATCAAGTTTATTTAATTCTGTACCAAGGACAACAAGAGAAACTGAGCATAAAGCTGCAAGCGATTTTAAGAAAGTGAAAACATTGAAGGAGGAGGAACCTAAACCAACAAAGGAACCTTTTAAGGAAAATCACCAAAACAAGCTCATGCACACTTCAAACGAAAAATCACAAAAGGAGAAGCAAATATCAGGTATGTGGTCTGCTCCTTCTAATTTTCAACAATTATCGCCATCATACTCTAATGAGGATAAATTTTCCTCTTTAAAACAACGAGATGATGAAACAGTTAAAGGGACAAGAGAAAACAAGATATCAAAAGAAGTTATTGCACGACCAGTAGAAGAGTACGAATACATCCATGATCCTAAGCAATTGAAAACTAACATTTCAGCATTGGCCTTTCAAAGTGTTACGATACCATATAGTGAACCAATCAAGCCAATTACTTCATGCATTTTTCCATTAACAGAAGTCGAGACGAAATTATGGGAGTTGAAGAACCGAAAAAGATCAGAGGTCATTTCGAGGCAAAAATATCGTTTAACCGATCCCATTTTTtctattaaagaatatcCATTTATTGAAACCAACATGTTGGTTTATAAACAATCAATAAGAACTACACTTTCTCGTGGAATATCCCATATCAAGAGATATGATTTCTGGAAAGGTTTagatttaaaaaaaaaatattttgattttgagGCTCGATGGGAAACCGATTGTTCCACCATGGATGCAATGAGTAATGAATTGAGaagtgaagaaattgaaatgaAGTTAAAGTTAAAGGAAGAACAAGAGTTAAAGGAgaaaaaagagaaagaattggaagagGAGAAAAATCAAACCGCCAAtcgaagaagaaatagagCTGATTTtgtagatgatgatgaaatggaaaatgttTTACTCCAAATTGATCCAGATTACAAGCATCATCAGGCCGCTGCTATTATCCCAActcaaataataaaccCCTTGGACAAGTTTactattaatttcaaagatgttAACAATCTTGTTACGGAAAAAGATAAATGGGCttcaagaatattgaaGGACGGTGTTGATACTTTCACAGATAATGAACACGAATTATTTGTTGACGGTTATTTAATGCATCCAAAGAAGTTTGGGAAGATATCTCATCATATGGGCGGTTTGAGAACTCCCGAAGAATGTGTTTTACATTACTACAGAACCAAGAAAATGGTGGATTACAAGAGTTTGCTTCTagaaaagaacaagaaaagaaagagcACGACAGCCGCCAAGCGTCGCAAGAAAAAAGGGgtattggaagaaaatgacTCGCTATTGCTTGATCATGATTCAGATAAAGAAGCTGTAGCAACTGCACCTGAAATTAGAGACGATAGTACGCATAGAAATGACGATACTCAAGAAATAGTGCCGGTGCAAAACCATGTGGAAGAAACTGAATCACCTAAGAAGATGGAAGAAATCGTGGTAACCAAACAATCTCTTCTTGAATCCCGAAACATTTTAGTCCAGGATCCACAACTTGTTCATGCACCATCAGCCACCAGCCAATTTTCTAACGATACTATAAATGAAAgtgatattgaagatgaggaaaaAGATGCGACATCTCCCGACTTTAATGACACTGTTTCAGACACACATTCGAAGATCGTTGACGATAAGACACCTCATCTAACCGTTGACCAATCACAAATTAAGGAACAGGAACCAATTCAACCATTAGGACATGACAACAGTCAAAGTATTGAGAATATGGATGAAATAAATAGCCATTTGGATGAAAATGGgcaaaagaagaagcagaAACCAAACCCTGATCATAAATCCAGTTATTGGAGTGTAAGAGAAGCGTATGCATTCCCAGaactattgaaagaatttggCTCACAGTGGTCCCTTATTTCTCAAAAAATCGGTAGCAAATCAACTACGAtggtaagaaattattatcaaagaaattctGCACATTTTGGTTGGAAACTTTTGGTAGAAGATGCTGACAATAGGAGAAATGCAATTAGATCTGGATCGGTACATCAATCACAAATGTTATTACAGCCTGAACAGATGCTCCCAACTCTTTCTTCAGGGATCCCCCCTCAACAAAGGCCTGCATTAcatttttttggaaatcaGTCAGATCTTGATCATAGGTATTCGCAAGGTGCTGGAACTCCAACCAACCCTTTCCACTCGGAGATTGGCAGAGACTCCTTTTCGGTAGTCACTACACCAAGTACAGCTTTACCTCCACCTAGATTACCATCTATTCAATTACAATCGCACGAGCCAAGTTTCCCATTGAATGTTTCTCAGCAGCAAGCTACTAACGTTCCACATATGACACCCGTTCCAAGTAGTAATGTCACTAATCCATTACCGACTGTTACAGAATCGGGTCGTACGGGGAGTTCTACATCCGCTGCTAATGTTAATTCAATCCAAAGTATTTTGAATGCCGATAGCAAGCAATCGGATTCGTTTCATTTACCTGTATTCAAGCCCACAGAACCGGCATTACCTTCTTCTAATGGAGATAGGGTGATAATTCAAGGTCTGTCTACACTTAATCACGAACCAAGAACGAGTTCTTTATCAGCAATTTTGAACCCTGAAGTAAAGCAATCCACCATTCACCATCCGATGACGAATATGGAAGTGCGGAGACAAATTACTCAACCAACTGGAGAGCTGCCATACCAACCTTTACAGACCGCAATTCCTTCAGCAATGGCACCACAAGGAATTAATTTTGCCAATGACCCCTTAGCTGCTTTGGCGGCAGTTGCATCTGCCCCTGAAAACATGTCATCACTTCTCCCCAATGACAATTCTAACCGTGGCAACGCCCCACCAACCAGCCACAATTAG